The following are from one region of the Amylibacter sp. IMCC11727 genome:
- the yghU gene encoding glutathione-dependent disulfide-bond oxidoreductase — MSEDYVPPKVWTWDTESGGKFASINRPIAGPTSEKELPVGKHPLQLYSLATPNGVKVTVMLEELLALGHSGAEYDAWLINIGEGDQFGSGFVDVNPNSKIPALMDHSTETPTRVFESASIMLYLAEKFGAFIPKDPTERVETMSWLFWLMGSAPYLGGGFGHFYAYAPEKFEYAINRFSMEAKRQMDVLDRRLGEVEFLGGSEYSIADMATWPWYGALAQGKLYDAGEFLDVKSYKNLQRWTDQIAERPAVIRGRMVNRAFGPLEEQLRERHDASDFDTKTQDKIEAAES, encoded by the coding sequence ATGTCTGAGGATTATGTACCGCCGAAGGTTTGGACTTGGGACACGGAAAGTGGGGGCAAGTTTGCCAGCATTAACCGCCCGATAGCAGGACCAACATCGGAAAAAGAGCTGCCTGTGGGCAAACACCCATTGCAGCTGTATTCGCTGGCGACACCAAACGGGGTGAAGGTGACTGTGATGCTCGAAGAGTTGCTGGCGCTGGGCCATTCTGGTGCGGAATATGATGCGTGGCTGATTAACATCGGCGAAGGCGATCAATTTGGCAGCGGATTTGTGGATGTGAACCCAAATTCGAAAATTCCTGCGTTGATGGATCATTCTACAGAAACACCAACGCGTGTTTTTGAAAGTGCGTCGATCATGCTGTATCTGGCGGAGAAGTTTGGGGCATTCATCCCGAAAGACCCGACAGAGCGGGTTGAGACCATGTCTTGGTTGTTCTGGTTGATGGGCTCCGCGCCGTATCTGGGCGGTGGTTTTGGCCATTTCTACGCCTATGCACCAGAGAAGTTTGAATACGCGATCAACCGTTTTTCCATGGAGGCCAAGCGCCAGATGGATGTGCTGGATCGTCGTTTGGGCGAGGTGGAGTTTTTGGGCGGATCTGAATACTCCATCGCGGATATGGCCACATGGCCGTGGTATGGCGCGTTGGCGCAGGGCAAATTGTATGACGCCGGGGAGTTTTTGGATGTGAAGTCCTATAAAAACTTGCAGCGTTGGACAGATCAGATTGCGGAACGTCCTGCGGTGATCCGAGGGCGCATGGTGAACCGCGCCTTTGGACCGCTGGAAGAGCAATTGCGCGAGCGTCATGACGCGTCTGATTTTGACACCAAGACACAAGACAAGATCGAAGCTGCAGAAAGCTGA
- a CDS encoding M20 aminoacylase family protein, with protein sequence MAVINRIAEYFDEMKGWRRHIHAHPELDMECHGTAAFVVERLREFGVDEIHEKIGVSGVVGIINGRGEGPTIGLRADMDALPMPEETGLEYASTVEGVMHACGHDGHTTMLLGAAKYLAETRNFSGRVALIFQPGEEGSGGGRYMVEDGLFEKFGISQIYGQHSLPNSPVGNIETCPGPLLAAADDFEIHITGSGGHAASPHETVDPVMIAVNMATNLQSIVTRNVDPIKTVVLSLTQIHSGTTHNVVPETAMLGGTVRTFDKEVKALVLERMTAIVEQTAAMMGGDARLEYNHGYPATINDAAETTFACDVAAEIVGEDRVVRDMPPTMGAEDFSYMLEQTRGSYFYIGNGDTAYLHQTTYDFDDEASPVGASVFARIVERAQPLAE encoded by the coding sequence ATGGCTGTGATCAACCGAATTGCGGAGTATTTTGACGAGATGAAGGGCTGGCGGCGGCATATTCATGCGCATCCTGAATTGGACATGGAGTGCCATGGGACGGCGGCGTTTGTTGTGGAGCGGCTGCGCGAATTTGGCGTGGATGAAATCCACGAGAAGATCGGTGTGAGCGGTGTTGTGGGAATCATCAACGGGCGCGGGGAAGGGCCAACCATTGGGTTGCGTGCGGATATGGATGCGTTGCCGATGCCAGAGGAAACAGGGCTGGAATATGCCAGCACGGTAGAGGGTGTGATGCACGCTTGCGGCCATGACGGGCACACGACGATGCTGCTGGGCGCGGCGAAATATCTAGCAGAGACGCGGAATTTTTCGGGGCGTGTGGCGTTGATCTTTCAGCCTGGCGAGGAAGGGTCCGGCGGGGGGCGGTATATGGTTGAGGACGGCTTGTTTGAGAAGTTCGGGATTTCGCAGATTTATGGCCAGCATTCCCTGCCAAATTCGCCTGTTGGGAATATTGAAACCTGCCCTGGGCCCTTACTGGCGGCGGCGGATGATTTTGAGATTCACATTACGGGATCAGGGGGGCATGCAGCGAGCCCGCATGAAACGGTGGACCCTGTGATGATCGCGGTGAACATGGCAACGAATTTGCAATCAATTGTGACGCGCAATGTGGACCCGATCAAAACCGTGGTTTTGTCGTTGACGCAAATTCATTCGGGGACAACGCATAATGTTGTGCCTGAAACCGCGATGCTGGGCGGGACGGTGCGCACGTTTGACAAGGAGGTTAAGGCGCTGGTGCTGGAGCGGATGACAGCAATTGTAGAACAGACGGCGGCGATGATGGGTGGAGACGCGCGGCTGGAGTATAATCACGGGTATCCTGCAACGATAAATGACGCGGCAGAGACAACGTTTGCCTGTGATGTGGCTGCGGAAATAGTGGGCGAGGACCGCGTTGTGCGCGATATGCCACCCACCATGGGGGCAGAAGATTTTTCCTATATGTTGGAGCAAACGCGGGGCAGCTATTTTTACATCGGCAACGGGGATACCGCGTATTTGCACCAAACCACCTATGATTTTGATGATGAGGCGAGCCCTGTTGGGGCATCCGTGTTTGCAAGGATTGTAGAGCGGGCGCAGCCTTTGGCGGAATAA
- the msrA gene encoding peptide-methionine (S)-S-oxide reductase MsrA — protein sequence MFFSSKPTTVPAAADCLPGRSAAILTAEMHFVNGRPLQGPVPQGMEQAMFGMGCFWGVERMFWGLDGVWVTAVGYAAGSTPNATYEEVCSGDTGHNEVVLVTFDPSVISYEQLLQVFWEGHDPTQGMRQGNDRGTQYRSGIYTYSDAQMDTAKATREAFAPRLREKGYGAITTEILPAPTFYYAEDYHQQYLAKNPSGYCGIGGTGVTCPIGVGV from the coding sequence ATGTTCTTTTCTTCAAAACCCACCACTGTTCCTGCTGCGGCAGATTGTTTGCCAGGCCGAAGTGCGGCGATTCTTACGGCGGAGATGCATTTTGTGAATGGTCGCCCCCTGCAAGGGCCTGTGCCCCAAGGCATGGAGCAAGCCATGTTTGGTATGGGCTGTTTCTGGGGCGTGGAGCGGATGTTCTGGGGGCTGGACGGTGTTTGGGTTACCGCCGTTGGATATGCAGCGGGATCAACGCCTAATGCCACCTATGAAGAAGTCTGTTCTGGGGATACGGGCCACAATGAGGTGGTTTTGGTGACGTTTGATCCAAGCGTGATTTCCTATGAACAGTTGTTGCAGGTGTTTTGGGAAGGGCATGATCCAACCCAAGGGATGCGCCAAGGCAATGATCGTGGCACACAGTATCGTAGTGGGATTTACACATATTCTGATGCGCAAATGGACACCGCGAAAGCCACGCGAGAAGCATTTGCGCCGCGATTGCGCGAAAAAGGGTATGGGGCGATCACCACAGAGATTTTGCCCGCGCCGACGTTTTATTATGCCGAGGATTATCACCAGCAGTATTTGGCGAAAAATCCGTCGGGGTATTGCGGGATCGGGGGCACGGGTGTGACCTGTCCGATTGGGGTTGGTGTTTAA